CGGGGGGGCTGGGGGCAGCGGGGGAGGTGGGGGGGCGGGCCATGGCGGGCCAGAGTAGCGTGAGTATACTGGGCGGAACGTGTTCCGACGCCCCCGCCCCCAGAACGAACCCGATGCCCGCCCCGCGACGGCCCCGGAGACACCCCCCTCCACGCCCACCCCCGACGCGACCCGCGTGCTCGGCGACCTCCTCGCCCGTCCCACCGCCGAGGGCATCCTGGAGGGGGCGCTCACGCACGGCGTCACGCTGCTCGGCGGCGGCGCACAGGGCTACGCGGTATTGCGCCGGGGGGAGGACCACATCGCGGCGGTGGTCGGCTACCCGAAGACGCTGGTGGGCACACCGCTGAGCGGCCCGTGGACCGGCCCGCGTCCGCGCCTGCTTCAGGGCGGGGGCCGCGAGGTGGCCGGGCACAATTCCCCCGAGGTGCGGGAGGGGCTGGCCGCCGCCGGTCTGCCGGACGCCGCCCTCACGCTCGTCGTGCCGCTGATGGACCGGGGCCGCACCCTGGGGGCGCTCGTATTCGACTGGAAGGCGGCGGTGGAGGTGTCGCCGGGCACCCAGGAGGCCGTGGGCCGGTGGGCGGCGGCGGTCGCCCCCCTGCTCGGCGTGCTGGGGGCGCGCGACGACTGGCGGCAGGCGGCCCGGCAACTCTCGGCGGCGCTCGTGGAGGCGGTGGAGAGTCAGGACTTCGACTCGCTGGGGCACGGGGGGGCGGTGGCGGAGGCCGCCCTGCGCCTCGGGCGGGCGGTGGGCCTCGCCGAGCGCGAACTCGACGAGCTGTGGTTCGCCGCCACCCTGCACGACCTCGGCAAGATCAACGGCGAGGCCGGGCACGCCCAGATGGGGGCCAACTTCCTCCACGGGGTCGCGCCCCTCGCCGAGTCGCAAAAGGCCATCCGCCACCACCACGAACGCTGGGACGGGGCGGGCGAGCCGGACGGCCTCGCGGGCGAGGACATTCCCCTCTACGCCCGCATCCTCGCGGTGGCGAACGCCTCGGTGCGGCTGGGCGACCCGGAGAGACTGAGGGCCGAGGCGGGCGCGAGCCTCGACCCCCGCCTCGTGGCGACCTTCGAGAAGCTGGCGGAGTAGGGCAGAAGAAGGCCAGTTCCCGTTCGGTCCGCCGGGCAAGTGGCTCAGTATGAGCTGTGCGCTTGAGCGGAGGAAAGCCGCATTGCTGCCCGTCTCTTCACCCACACGGTGTCCCCCGTCCCCCGGTCGGGAGGCTGGTCCCCCAGCCCGGCCCCGGCCCCCGCTATGATGCGCGGGTGACTCCGGGCGGCCTGCCATCCCCGCGCTTTCCCGTGCTGGAAGCCCGCCTCGGCCCCTTGACCCCGATGGATCAGGGAATGCAGAGCCGCGTCTACGCCACCCCCG
The window above is part of the Deinococcus sp. YIM 134068 genome. Proteins encoded here:
- a CDS encoding HD-GYP domain-containing protein, producing the protein MFRRPRPQNEPDARPATAPETPPSTPTPDATRVLGDLLARPTAEGILEGALTHGVTLLGGGAQGYAVLRRGEDHIAAVVGYPKTLVGTPLSGPWTGPRPRLLQGGGREVAGHNSPEVREGLAAAGLPDAALTLVVPLMDRGRTLGALVFDWKAAVEVSPGTQEAVGRWAAAVAPLLGVLGARDDWRQAARQLSAALVEAVESQDFDSLGHGGAVAEAALRLGRAVGLAERELDELWFAATLHDLGKINGEAGHAQMGANFLHGVAPLAESQKAIRHHHERWDGAGEPDGLAGEDIPLYARILAVANASVRLGDPERLRAEAGASLDPRLVATFEKLAE